Proteins from a genomic interval of Acanthopagrus latus isolate v.2019 chromosome 7, fAcaLat1.1, whole genome shotgun sequence:
- the LOC119022098 gene encoding protein Wnt-2b-A: MLGLNRILSLRTARVRSCGSPAVRLSSRSPSCQNSGASSRIYCACLLLLLLVTPRADSSWWYIGALGARVICDNIPGLVNKQRQLCQRHPDIMQAIGEGTKEWIRECQHQFRHHRWNCSTLDRDHTVFGRVLLRSSREAAFVYAISSAGVVYALTRACSQGELKTCNCDPHKRGRASDDRGEFDWGGCSDNINYGIKFAKAFIDAKERTVRDARALMNLHNNRCGRTAVKRFMKLECKCHGVSGSCTLRTCWMAMSDFRKTGDYLRRKYNGAIEVTMNQDGTGFAVANKAFRKATKNDLVYFENSPDYCLQDKSAGSLGTAGRVCNKTSRGTDGCEVMCCGRGYDTTRVKQITKCECKFKWCCAVECKDCEEAVDIHTCKAPKRAEWLDQT, translated from the exons ATGCTGGGTTTAAACAGGATTCTGAGCCTCCGGACGGCCCGGGTTCGGAGCTGTGGTTCGCCGGCAGTCAGACTCTCATCCCGGTCTCCTTCATGCCAAAACTCCGGTGCCAGTTCGAGGATTTACTGTGCgtgtctgttgctgctgctgctggtgacgCCTCGGGCGGACTCTTCATGGTG GTACATCGGTGCGCTGGGGGCCCGGGTTATCTGCGACAACATCCCCGGCTTGGTGAACAAGCAGCGGCAACTCTGCCAGCGCCACCCAGACATCATGCAGGCCATCGGCGAGGGCACCAAGGAGTGGATCAGAGAGTGCCAGCACCAGTTCAGACACCACCGTTGGAACTGCAGCACGCTGGACCGCGACCACACTGTGTTCGGACGTGTCCTACTGCGGA gcAGTCGCGAGGCAGCGTTCGTCTACGCCATTTCCTCAGCAGGGGTGGTGTACGCACTCACTCGCGCCTGCAGCCAAGGCGAGCTGAAGACGTGTAACTGTGACCCACACAAGCGCGGACGAGCCAGTGATGACAGAGGAGAGTTCGACTGGGGGGGCTGTAGTGACAATATCAACTACGGGATCAAGTTTGCCAAAGCCTTCATAGACGCTAAAGAGAGGACTGTCCGAGACGCACGGGCGCTCATGAACCTTCACAACAACCGCTGCGGAAGAACA GCAGTGAAGCGATTCATGAAGCTGGAGTGTAAATGTCATGGCGTGAGCGGCTCTTGCACGCTGCGTACATGTTGGATGGCCATGTCGGACTTCAGGAAGACCGGGGACTACCTGCGGAGGAAATACAACGGGGCCATCGAGGTGACAATGAATCAAGACGGGACGGGCTTTGCTGTGGCTAACAAAGCCTTCAGGAAGGCCACCAAGAACGACCTGGTCTACTTCGAGAACTCACCGGATTACTGCCTACAAGACAAATCAGCAG gcTCCCTGGGCACGGCTGGACGGGTTTGCAATAAGACATCGCGGGGCACTGACGGCTGTGAGGTCATGTGCTGTGGGCGGGGCTACGACACAACAAGAGTCAAGCAAATCACCAAGTGCGAGTGCAAGTTCAAATGGTGCTGTGCCGTGGAGTGTAAGGACTGTGAGGAAGCCGTGGACATACATACGTGCAAAGCCCCAAAACGAGCCGAATGGTTGGACCAGACCTGA